The Glycine soja cultivar W05 chromosome 6, ASM419377v2, whole genome shotgun sequence genome has a window encoding:
- the LOC114414908 gene encoding probable protein phosphatase 2C 60, with protein MGIYLSTPKTEKFSEDGENDCLRYGLSSMQGWRATMEDAHAAYTDLDESTSFFGVYDGHGGKVVAKFCAKFLHQQLFKSETYLTGDIGASLQKAFLRMDEMMRGQRGWRELSILGDKINKFTGMIEGLIWSPRSSDGNCHVDDWAFEEGPHSDFAGPTSGSTACVAVIRNNQLVVANAGDSRCVISRKGQAYNLSRDHKPDLEIEKERILKAGGFIHVGRVNGSLNLARAIGDMEFKQNKFLSAEKQIVTANPDINTVELCDEDEFVVLACDGIWDCMSSQQLVDFVHEQLHSETKLSAVCERVLDRCLAPSTASGEGCDNMTMIVVQFKRPAQSSVPAEESSSN; from the exons TGCAAGGGTGGCGTGCAACAATGGAAGATGCT CATGCTGCATATACTGATCTGGATGAGTCCACTTCATTTTTTGGTGTCTATGATGGCCATGGAG GTAAGGTGGTTGCAAAGTTTTGTGCCAAGTTTCTTCATCAACAGTTGTTCAAAAGTGAGACATACTTAACTGGAGATATAGGAGCCTCCCTTCAGAAAGCCTTTTTGAG AATGGATGAAATGATGCGTGGTCAAAGGGGATGGAGGGAATTATCAATATTGGGGGATAAGATAAACAAGTTTACTGGGATGATAGAAGGGTTGATTTGGTCTCCACGAAGCAGTGATGGGAATTGCCATGTTGATGATTGGGCTTTTGAGGAG GGGCCTCATTCTGATTTTGCTGGACCAACTTCAGGAAGCACTGCCTGTGTTGCAGTTATTAGAAACAACCAACTTGTTGTTGCAAATGCTGGTGATTCGCGTTGTGTGATATCCAGGAAGGGCCAG GCATACAATTTGTCTAGAGACCACAAACCTGATCTTGAGATTGAGAAGGAAAGAATCTTAAAAGCTGGTGGTTTCATTCACGTAGGACGAGTCAATGGAAGTTTAAATCTTGCAAGAGCTATTG GTGACATGGAATTTAAACAGAATAAGTTTCTTTCTGCTGAAAAACAAATTGTAACTGCCAATCCAGACATCAACACT gTTGAGCTTTGTGACGAAGATGAGTTTGTGGTGTTAGCTTGTGATGGCATATG GGATTGCATGTCAAGTCAACAACTGGTTGATTTTGTTCATGAACAATTGCACTCG GAAACAAAACTTTCTGCCGTGTGTGAAAGAGTACTTGATCGGTGTTTGGCACCATCAACTGCCAGTGGTGAAGGATGTGACAACATGACCATGATTGTGGTGCAGTTCAAAAGACCTGCTCAGTCCAGTGTACCAGCAGAAGAGTCCTCTTCAAACTGA